A single window of Helicobacter pylori NCTC 11637 = CCUG 17874 = ATCC 43504 = JCM 12093 DNA harbors:
- the def gene encoding peptide deformylase — translation MALLEIIHYPSKILRTISKEVVSFDAKLHQQLDDMHETMIASEGIGLAAIQVGLPLRMLIINLPREDGVQHKEYCLEIINPKFIETGGSMMYREGCLSVPGFYEEVERFEKVKIEYQNRFAEVKVLEASELLAVAIQHEIDHLNGVLFVDKLSILKRKKFEKELKELSKNPKNKS, via the coding sequence ATGGCGTTATTAGAGATTATCCATTACCCTTCTAAAATCTTAAGAACGATTTCTAAAGAGGTCGTTTCTTTTGATGCAAAACTCCACCAACAGCTAGATGACATGCATGAGACTATGATCGCTAGTGAGGGGATAGGGTTAGCCGCTATTCAAGTGGGCTTGCCTTTAAGAATGCTCATTATCAATCTCCCACGAGAAGACGGCGTGCAGCACAAAGAATACTGCTTGGAAATCATTAACCCTAAGTTTATAGAAACTGGGGGATCAATGATGTATAGAGAAGGGTGCTTGTCTGTGCCGGGATTTTATGAAGAGGTGGAGCGTTTTGAAAAGGTTAAAATAGAGTATCAAAACCGCTTCGCTGAAGTGAAAGTTTTAGAAGCGAGCGAGCTTTTAGCGGTAGCCATTCAGCATGAGATCGATCACCTTAATGGCGTGTTATTCGTGGATAAATTATCCATTTTGAAGCGTAAGAAATTTGAAAAAGAATTAAAAGAATTAAGTAAAAATCCCAAAAACAAGTCTTAA
- the clpP gene encoding ATP-dependent Clp endopeptidase proteolytic subunit ClpP translates to MGYIPYVIENTDRGERSYDIYSRLLKDRIVLLSGEINDSVASSIVAQLLFLEAEDPEKDIGLYINSPGGVITSGLSIYDTMNFIRPDVSTICIGQAASMGAFLLSCGAKGKRFSLPHSRIMIHQPLGGAQGQASDIEIISNEILRLKGLMNSILAQNSGQSLEQIAKDTDRDFYMSAKEAKEYGLIDKVLQKNVK, encoded by the coding sequence ATGGGATACATTCCTTATGTAATAGAGAATACCGATCGTGGGGAGCGCAGCTATGATATTTACTCGCGCCTTTTAAAGGATCGCATTGTTTTATTGAGCGGTGAGATTAACGATAGCGTGGCGTCTTCTATCGTGGCCCAACTCTTGTTTTTGGAAGCTGAAGACCCTGAAAAAGACATTGGCTTGTATATCAATTCTCCCGGTGGGGTGATAACAAGCGGTCTTAGCATCTATGATACCATGAATTTTATCCGCCCTGATGTTTCCACGATTTGCATCGGTCAAGCGGCTTCTATGGGGGCGTTTTTACTGAGCTGTGGGGCTAAGGGCAAGCGCTTTTCACTACCCCATTCAAGGATTATGATCCACCAGCCTTTAGGGGGGGCTCAAGGGCAAGCGAGCGATATTGAAATCATTTCTAACGAGATCCTTAGGCTTAAGGGTTTGATGAATTCTATTTTGGCTCAAAACTCAGGGCAGAGTTTGGAGCAAATCGCTAAAGACACGGATAGGGATTTTTATATGAGCGCTAAAGAAGCTAAAGAGTATGGCTTGATTGATAAAGTGTTACAGAAAAATGTGAAGTGA
- the tig gene encoding trigger factor has product MNLEVKKIDTANARLSAKPSIENLEKRYDKIAQKIAQKVKIDGFRRGKVPLSLVKTRYQAQIEQDAQEEMIQEVLKNAFKELGIENKDLIGSPNLTKFEKKDTHFEIEADIGLKPTIVLDKIKECVPSVGVEIPNEEKINERLKQLAKDYAKFVDTDAQRKAQNDDKLTIDFEGFIDNAPFEGGKAENFNLILGSKQMLEDFEKALLGMQAGEEKEFPLTFPSGYHAEHLAGKEALFKVKLRQIQAREVLEINDELAKIVLANEEDATLKLLKERVEGQLFLENKARLYNEELKEKLIENLDEKIVFDLPKTIIEQEMDLLFRNALYSMQAEEVKSLQESQEKAKEKRESFRNDATKSVKITFIIDALAKEEKIGVHDNEVFQTLYYEAMMTGQNPESLIEQYRKNNMLAAVKMAMIEDRVLAYLLDKNLPKEQQEILEKMRPNAQKIQAG; this is encoded by the coding sequence ATGAATCTTGAAGTGAAAAAGATTGACACCGCTAACGCCCGTTTGAGCGCTAAACCTTCCATTGAAAATTTAGAAAAGCGTTATGATAAAATCGCTCAAAAAATCGCCCAAAAAGTTAAAATTGATGGCTTTAGAAGAGGTAAAGTCCCCCTTAGTTTAGTGAAAACCCGTTATCAAGCCCAAATTGAACAAGACGCTCAAGAAGAGATGATTCAAGAGGTTTTAAAAAACGCTTTTAAGGAATTAGGGATTGAAAATAAGGATCTAATCGGCAGCCCCAACCTCACTAAATTTGAAAAAAAAGACACGCATTTTGAAATAGAAGCGGACATCGGCTTAAAACCCACGATTGTTTTAGACAAGATCAAAGAGTGTGTGCCTAGCGTGGGAGTGGAAATTCCCAATGAAGAAAAAATTAATGAGCGTTTGAAACAGCTCGCTAAAGATTATGCGAAATTCGTGGATACTGACGCTCAAAGAAAAGCTCAAAACGACGATAAATTAACGATTGATTTTGAAGGCTTTATAGATAATGCGCCTTTTGAAGGGGGCAAGGCTGAGAATTTCAATTTGATTTTAGGCAGTAAGCAAATGCTAGAAGATTTTGAAAAAGCTCTTTTAGGCATGCAAGCGGGCGAAGAAAAAGAATTCCCTTTGACTTTCCCTAGCGGATACCACGCAGAGCATTTAGCCGGCAAAGAAGCCCTTTTTAAAGTGAAATTGCGCCAGATTCAAGCGCGTGAAGTGTTAGAAATCAATGACGAACTCGCTAAAATCGTGCTAGCTAATGAAGAGGATGCGACCTTAAAGCTTTTAAAAGAAAGGGTTGAGGGGCAGTTGTTTTTAGAAAATAAAGCCAGGCTCTATAATGAAGAGTTGAAAGAAAAATTGATTGAAAATTTAGATGAAAAGATTGTTTTTGATTTGCCTAAAACGATCATAGAGCAAGAAATGGATTTGTTGTTCAGGAACGCTCTTTATTCCATGCAAGCTGAGGAAGTCAAATCCTTACAAGAAAGTCAAGAAAAAGCCAAAGAAAAGCGTGAGAGCTTTAGGAACGATGCCACAAAAAGCGTGAAAATCACTTTTATCATTGACGCTTTAGCGAAAGAAGAAAAAATTGGCGTGCATGACAATGAAGTCTTTCAAACCTTGTATTATGAAGCGATGATGACAGGGCAAAACCCAGAAAGTCTCATTGAACAATACCGCAAAAATAACATGTTAGCGGCGGTGAAAATGGCGATGATTGAAGATAGGGTGTTAGCTTATTTGTTGGATAAAAACCTGCCTAAAGAGCAACAAGAAATTTTGGAAAAAATGAGGCCCAACGCTCAAAAAATTCAAGCGGGTTAA
- a CDS encoding outer membrane protein → MNKLLKGGVLAFFLSVYLRADDLVTYTIIKKEDLGYQRFLAKKCLRGKAHPPCFTKPKKPKKKLFNIDKSSHYYGTSVVQMSWLQSREKFENHSKYRNIPFAEVSLIYGYKQFFPKKEHYGFRFYISLDYAYGFFLKNKGVLGDSLRESSQIPKSYREKLQRKETFINAIFYGAGADFLYKRAFGTLILGMNFVGETWFYETKIFKKWAKDPLSVYHPYMFQVMLNVGYRYRFSRYKNWAIELGARIPFLTNDYFKTPLYTLHFKRNISVYLTSTYDF, encoded by the coding sequence TTGAACAAACTGCTTAAAGGGGGTGTTTTAGCGTTCTTTTTGAGCGTGTATTTAAGGGCTGATGATTTGGTTACTTACACCATCATCAAAAAAGAAGATCTAGGATACCAGCGGTTTTTAGCCAAGAAGTGTTTAAGGGGCAAGGCCCACCCTCCGTGTTTTACTAAGCCTAAAAAGCCCAAAAAAAAACTTTTTAACATAGACAAAAGCTCCCATTATTATGGCACAAGCGTGGTGCAAATGTCATGGCTGCAGAGTAGGGAAAAATTTGAAAACCATTCAAAATACCGAAACATTCCTTTTGCTGAAGTCAGTTTGATTTATGGCTATAAACAATTTTTTCCTAAAAAAGAGCACTATGGTTTCCGTTTTTATATTTCTTTGGATTATGCTTATGGGTTTTTTCTTAAAAATAAGGGCGTATTGGGCGATAGTTTGAGGGAGAGTTCGCAGATCCCTAAAAGCTATAGAGAAAAATTGCAAAGAAAAGAGACTTTTATCAACGCTATTTTTTATGGTGCGGGAGCTGACTTTTTATACAAACGCGCTTTTGGGACGCTGATTTTAGGGATGAATTTCGTGGGAGAAACCTGGTTTTATGAAACAAAGATTTTTAAAAAGTGGGCTAAAGATCCTTTGAGCGTTTATCACCCTTACATGTTTCAAGTGATGTTGAATGTGGGGTATCGTTACCGCTTTTCAAGGTATAAGAATTGGGCGATAGAATTGGGCGCGCGCATCCCTTTTTTAACCAATGATTATTTTAAAACCCCTTTATACACCCTTCATTTCAAACGCAATATTTCTGTCTATCTCACTTCAACTTATGATTTTTAG
- the hpaA gene encoding flagellar sheath lipoprotein HpaA, producing the protein MKANNHFKDFAWKKCLLGASVVALLVGCSPHIIETNEVALKLNYHPASEKVQALDEKILLLRPAFQYSDNIAKEYENKFKNQTTLKVEEILQNQGYKVISVDSSDKDDLSFSQKKEGYLAVAMNGEIVLRPDPKRTIQKKSEPGLLFSTGLDKMEGVLIPAGFVKVTILEPMSGESLDSFTMDLSELDIQEKFLKTTHSSHSGGLVSTMVKGTDNSNDAIKSALNKIFANIMQEIDKKLTQKNLESYQKDAKELKNKRNR; encoded by the coding sequence ATGAAAGCAAATAATCATTTTAAAGATTTTGCATGGAAAAAATGCCTTTTAGGCGCGAGCGTGGTGGCTTTGTTGGTGGGATGCAGCCCGCATATTATTGAAACCAATGAAGTCGCTTTGAAATTGAATTACCATCCAGCTAGCGAGAAAGTTCAAGCGTTAGATGAAAAGATCTTGCTTTTAAGGCCAGCTTTTCAATACAGCGATAATATTGCTAAAGAGTATGAAAACAAATTCAAGAATCAAACCACGCTTAAGGTTGAAGAGATCTTGCAAAATCAAGGCTATAAGGTTATTAGCGTAGATAGCAGCGATAAAGACGATCTTTCTTTTTCGCAAAAAAAAGAAGGGTATTTGGCCGTCGCTATGAATGGCGAAATTGTTTTACGCCCCGATCCTAAAAGGACCATACAGAAAAAATCAGAACCCGGGTTATTATTCTCCACTGGTTTGGACAAAATGGAAGGGGTTTTAATCCCGGCTGGGTTTGTCAAGGTTACCATACTAGAGCCTATGAGTGGGGAATCTTTAGATTCTTTTACGATGGATTTGAGCGAGTTGGACATTCAAGAAAAATTCTTAAAAACCACCCATTCAAGCCATAGCGGGGGGTTAGTTAGCACTATGGTTAAGGGAACGGATAATTCTAATGACGCGATCAAGAGCGCTTTGAATAAGATTTTTGCAAATATCATGCAAGAAATAGACAAAAAGCTCACTCAAAAGAATTTAGAATCTTATCAAAAAGACGCCAAGGAATTGAAAAACAAGAGAAACCGATAA
- the moaC gene encoding cyclic pyranopterin monophosphate synthase MoaC, translating to MLLTHLNEENQPKMVDIGDKETTERIALASGRISMNKEAYDAIINHCVKKGPVLQTAIIAGIMGAKKTSELIPMCHSIMLNGVDIDILEEKETCSFKLYARVKTQAKTGVEMEALMSVSIGLLTIYDMVKAIDKSMTISGVMLEHKSGGKSGDYNAKK from the coding sequence ATGCTACTCACTCATTTGAATGAAGAAAATCAGCCTAAAATGGTGGATATAGGGGATAAGGAAACCACTGAAAGAATCGCTCTAGCGAGCGGTCGTATCAGCATGAATAAAGAGGCTTATGACGCTATTATCAATCATTGCGTCAAAAAGGGTCCGGTGTTACAGACTGCTATTATTGCTGGGATTATGGGGGCTAAAAAGACAAGCGAGCTCATTCCCATGTGCCATTCAATCATGCTCAATGGGGTGGATATTGATATTTTAGAAGAAAAAGAGACTTGTAGTTTTAAACTCTATGCGAGAGTCAAAACTCAAGCTAAAACGGGCGTAGAAATGGAAGCGCTAATGAGTGTGAGCATAGGGCTTTTAACCATTTATGACATGGTGAAAGCCATTGATAAGAGCATGACAATTAGCGGTGTGATGTTGGAGCATAAAAGTGGAGGCAAAAGCGGGGATTATAACGCTAAAAAATAG
- the mog gene encoding molybdopterin adenylyltransferase, producing MQTIHIGVLSASDRASKGIYEDLSGKAIQEVLSEYLLNPLEFHYEIVADERDLIEKSLIKMCDEYQCDLVVTTGGTGPALRDITPEATEKVCQKMLPGFGELMRMTSLKYVPTAILSRQSAGIRNKSLIINLPGKPKSIRECLEAVFPAIPYCVDLILGNYMQVNEKNIQAFRPKQ from the coding sequence ATGCAAACGATTCATATAGGCGTTTTGAGCGCGAGCGATAGAGCGTCAAAAGGGATTTATGAAGATTTAAGCGGTAAGGCGATACAAGAAGTGTTGAGCGAATATCTGCTCAATCCTTTAGAATTTCATTACGAAATTGTCGCTGATGAAAGGGATTTGATTGAAAAATCGCTGATTAAAATGTGCGATGAATACCAATGCGATCTAGTCGTTACTACAGGAGGCACAGGCCCTGCTTTAAGAGATATAACCCCAGAAGCCACAGAAAAAGTGTGCCAAAAAATGCTTCCTGGTTTTGGAGAGCTTATGCGAATGACTAGTTTAAAATATGTGCCTACAGCGATTCTATCGCGCCAGAGCGCTGGCATCAGGAATAAGAGTTTGATTATCAATCTCCCTGGTAAGCCAAAAAGTATTAGAGAATGCTTAGAGGCGGTTTTTCCAGCGATTCCTTATTGCGTGGATTTGATTTTAGGGAATTATATGCAAGTGAATGAAAAAAACATTCAAGCGTTTCGCCCCAAACAATGA
- a CDS encoding molybdopterin synthase catalytic subunit, with translation MLKIIQGALDTDKLLKAYQEEACAKNFGAFCVFVGIVRGENNIQGLSFDIYEALLKTWFEKWHHKAKDLGVVLKMAHSLGDVLIGQSSFLCVLMGKNRKNALELYQDFIEDFKHNAPIWKYDLIHNKRIYAKERSHLLKGSGLLA, from the coding sequence GTGTTAAAAATCATTCAAGGGGCATTAGATACTGACAAGCTTTTAAAAGCCTATCAAGAGGAAGCTTGTGCGAAAAACTTTGGAGCGTTTTGTGTGTTTGTTGGGATTGTGAGAGGAGAGAATAACATTCAAGGCTTGAGTTTTGATATTTATGAAGCGTTATTAAAGACTTGGTTTGAAAAATGGCACCATAAAGCCAAAGATTTGGGCGTGGTGTTAAAAATGGCGCACAGCTTGGGCGATGTTTTGATAGGACAAAGCTCATTTTTATGCGTTTTAATGGGAAAGAATAGAAAAAATGCTTTAGAACTATACCAAGATTTTATTGAAGATTTTAAGCATAACGCCCCTATTTGGAAATACGATTTAATCCATAATAAACGCATTTACGCTAAAGAGAGAAGCCACCTTTTAAAAGGGAGTGGGCTTTTAGCTTAA
- a CDS encoding MoaD/ThiS family protein encodes MVEVRFFGPIKEENFFIKAGDLKELRAILQEKEGLKEWLGVCAIALNDRLIDNLNTPLKDGDVISLLPPVCGG; translated from the coding sequence ATGGTGGAAGTGCGATTTTTTGGACCCATAAAAGAAGAAAATTTTTTCATCAAAGCGGGTGATTTAAAGGAATTAAGAGCGATTTTGCAAGAAAAAGAGGGCTTAAAAGAGTGGTTGGGCGTTTGCGCGATAGCCCTTAATGATCGTTTAATAGACAATTTAAACACGCCTTTAAAAGATGGCGATGTGATAAGTTTGTTGCCACCGGTTTGTGGAGGCTAG
- the ribA gene encoding GTP cyclohydrolase II, with the protein MKRLEVSNQAKLPTQFGEFYIQCFREKGSNGSKDHLVIFTPNFSQNPLVRLHSECLTGDALGSQKCDCGGALQMALERISKEGGLVIYLRQEGRGIGLFNKVNAYALQDKGYDTIQANEMIGFKDDERDYSVAGEILEYYGIKKMRLLTNNPKKIAALEKYAEVTRESLIVCANEHNQGYLEVKKLKMGHLL; encoded by the coding sequence TTGAAACGATTAGAAGTCTCTAACCAAGCCAAATTACCCACTCAATTTGGGGAGTTTTATATCCAGTGCTTTAGAGAAAAGGGTTCTAATGGCTCTAAAGATCATTTAGTCATTTTCACCCCTAATTTTTCTCAAAACCCCTTAGTGCGTTTGCATTCAGAATGCTTGACCGGCGACGCTCTAGGCTCTCAAAAATGCGATTGTGGGGGGGCGTTGCAAATGGCGTTAGAAAGGATTTCTAAAGAAGGGGGACTAGTGATTTATTTGCGCCAAGAAGGGCGTGGGATAGGGCTATTTAACAAAGTCAATGCCTACGCTTTGCAAGATAAGGGCTATGATACCATTCAAGCCAATGAAATGATAGGGTTTAAAGACGATGAAAGGGATTATAGTGTTGCGGGTGAAATTTTAGAATATTACGGCATTAAAAAAATGCGCTTGCTCACGAATAACCCTAAAAAAATCGCTGCTTTAGAAAAATACGCTGAGGTAACAAGAGAGAGCTTGATCGTGTGCGCTAATGAACACAATCAAGGGTATTTGGAAGTCAAAAAGCTCAAAATGGGGCATTTATTGTGA
- a CDS encoding DUF3943 domain-containing protein yields the protein MVIWGLGCSFLNANSIQLEETLRRNPKNLIWQHFKKKFKRSNTIPYAPNSRWKYLGTSVGILGVSLVIGIVGLYLMPESVTNWDKEKFGIKSWFENVRMGPKLDNDSFIFNEILHPYFGAMYYMQPRMAGFSWMASAFFSFITSTLFWEYGLEAFVEVPSWQDLVITPLLGSILGEGFYQLTRYIQRNEGKLFGSLFLGRLIIALMDPIGFIIRDLGLGEALGIYNKHEIRSGLSPNGLNLTYKF from the coding sequence GTGGTTATTTGGGGGTTGGGCTGTAGTTTTTTAAACGCCAACAGCATTCAATTGGAAGAAACGCTCAGACGAAATCCTAAAAATCTTATTTGGCAACACTTTAAAAAGAAGTTTAAAAGGAGCAACACGATCCCTTATGCCCCAAATAGCCGTTGGAAATATTTAGGCACGAGTGTTGGGATTTTAGGCGTGTCGTTGGTGATAGGGATTGTGGGGCTGTATCTCATGCCAGAGAGCGTAACGAATTGGGATAAAGAAAAGTTTGGGATCAAAAGTTGGTTTGAAAATGTCCGCATGGGGCCAAAACTAGACAACGATAGTTTTATTTTTAATGAAATTTTGCACCCTTATTTTGGGGCTATGTATTATATGCAACCGCGCATGGCTGGGTTTAGCTGGATGGCATCAGCGTTTTTTTCTTTTATCACTTCCACGCTTTTTTGGGAATATGGTTTGGAAGCGTTTGTGGAAGTGCCTAGCTGGCAGGATTTAGTGATCACGCCTTTATTAGGCTCCATTTTAGGGGAAGGGTTTTACCAGCTCACGCGCTATATCCAACGCAACGAAGGCAAGCTTTTTGGCTCTTTATTTTTAGGGCGTTTAATTATCGCTCTTATGGATCCTATCGGTTTTATCATTAGGGATTTAGGGCTTGGGGAAGCTTTAGGGATTTATAATAAACATGAAATCCGTTCTGGTTTAAGCCCCAATGGTTTGAATTTGACTTACAAATTTTAA
- a CDS encoding bifunctional 3,4-dihydroxy-2-butanone 4-phosphate synthase/GTP cyclohydrolase II, whose amino-acid sequence MILKRVTEALEAYKNGEMLIVMDDEDRENEGDLVLAGIFSTPEKINFMATHARGLICVSLTKDLAKKFELPPMVSVNDSNHETAFTVSIDAKEAKTGISAFERHLTIELLCKDTTKPSDFVRPGHIFPLIAKDGGVLARTGHTEASVDLCKLAGLKPVSVICEIMKEDGSMARRGDKFLSDFAIKHNLKTLYVSDLISYRLENESLLKMFCQEEREFLKHQTQCYTFLDHQQKNHYAFKFKGTKTNDLAPLVRFHPIKEDFDFLTTGAFEAFFKALEYLKREGGYLIFMNTHSKENNIVKDFGIGALVLKNLGIKDFRLLSSSEDRQYKALSGFGLKLVETISL is encoded by the coding sequence ATGATCTTAAAACGAGTTACTGAAGCTTTAGAGGCGTATAAAAATGGCGAAATGCTTATTGTTATGGACGATGAAGACAGAGAAAATGAGGGGGATTTGGTTTTGGCTGGGATTTTTTCTACCCCTGAGAAAATCAATTTCATGGCCACGCATGCTAGGGGGTTGATTTGCGTGTCTTTGACCAAAGATTTAGCGAAAAAATTTGAATTACCCCCTATGGTTAGCGTGAATGATTCTAACCATGAGACCGCTTTCACGGTGTCCATTGACGCTAAAGAAGCCAAAACCGGGATTTCTGCTTTTGAAAGGCATTTAACGATTGAATTATTGTGTAAAGACACCACCAAACCGAGCGATTTTGTGCGCCCGGGGCATATTTTCCCTTTAATCGCCAAAGACGGGGGCGTGTTAGCGCGCACGGGCCATACTGAAGCGAGCGTGGATTTATGCAAATTAGCCGGATTAAAGCCCGTGAGCGTGATTTGTGAAATCATGAAAGAAGATGGCTCTATGGCGAGGAGAGGGGATAAATTTTTGAGCGATTTTGCCATTAAACATAACCTCAAAACCCTCTATGTTTCTGATTTGATTAGCTATCGTTTGGAAAATGAAAGTTTGCTGAAAATGTTTTGCCAAGAAGAAAGAGAATTTTTAAAACACCAAACGCAATGCTACACTTTTTTGGACCACCAGCAAAAAAACCATTACGCTTTTAAATTTAAGGGCACAAAAACCAATGATCTAGCCCCTTTAGTGCGTTTCCACCCTATCAAAGAGGATTTTGATTTTTTAACGACTGGAGCGTTTGAAGCGTTTTTTAAGGCGTTAGAATATTTGAAGCGCGAAGGGGGTTATTTGATCTTTATGAACACGCATTCTAAAGAAAACAATATCGTTAAAGATTTTGGGATCGGGGCGTTAGTGTTAAAAAATTTGGGGATAAAGGATTTCAGGCTTTTAAGCTCTTCTGAAGACAGGCAGTATAAGGCTTTGAGCGGGTTTGGGCTTAAGCTTGTAGAAACGATTAGCCTTTAA
- a CDS encoding glycosyltransferase family 25 protein, with the protein MRVFIIHLSPKTCHNFSLKETHITPLLESLKLQGISYEIFDAIYSKISPTQLHPLILEHLHPSFMVEDLLAFCKNKKHPPCAFKNFFYALKHCGKRMGFGELGCYASHYSLWQKCIELNEAICILEDDIIVKERFKESLEFCYQHINELGYIRLMHLEENVAKQKTLIKGVSQILNFKDGIGTQGYVLAPKAAQKLLKYSAKEWVMPIDCVMDRHYWHGVKNYVLEEFAIACDGMNSQNSNTEKQRPKKLPLSIRIGRSLHKSAVKILDKVFRYSPKLIRIGKH; encoded by the coding sequence ATGCGTGTTTTTATTATTCATTTAAGCCCAAAAACCTGTCACAATTTTTCTTTAAAAGAAACTCATATAACCCCCCTTTTAGAGAGCCTTAAACTTCAAGGGATCTCTTATGAAATTTTTGATGCGATCTATTCTAAAATCTCTCCCACTCAATTACACCCCTTGATTTTAGAGCATTTGCACCCTTCTTTTATGGTTGAAGATTTATTGGCTTTTTGTAAGAATAAAAAACACCCCCCTTGCGCGTTCAAAAATTTCTTTTACGCGCTCAAGCATTGCGGGAAGAGGATGGGGTTTGGGGAGCTTGGGTGCTATGCGAGCCATTATTCGTTGTGGCAAAAATGCATAGAACTCAATGAAGCGATCTGTATTTTAGAAGATGATATTATTGTAAAAGAGCGTTTTAAAGAGAGCCTGGAGTTTTGTTACCAACACATCAACGAATTAGGCTATATCCGCTTGATGCATTTAGAAGAAAATGTGGCTAAACAAAAAACTCTTATTAAAGGGGTTTCTCAAATCTTAAATTTTAAAGATGGCATTGGCACTCAAGGGTATGTTTTGGCCCCAAAAGCCGCGCAAAAATTATTGAAATACAGCGCGAAAGAATGGGTGATGCCCATAGATTGCGTGATGGATAGGCATTATTGGCATGGGGTCAAAAACTATGTGTTAGAAGAATTTGCGATCGCTTGCGATGGAATGAATTCCCAAAACTCCAACACAGAAAAACAAAGGCCTAAAAAATTACCTTTAAGTATCAGGATTGGCCGTTCTTTGCATAAAAGCGCGGTTAAAATCTTGGATAAAGTTTTTAGGTATAGCCCAAAATTAATCAGAATTGGCAAACATTAG
- a CDS encoding M48 family metallopeptidase: MLDDIPITIQKSEKIKTLSLNITPSLEVILKMPYSCSQTRASAFLKEQESWLKKTLSAMQEKYSLLHSRLETYQNKILVFDEVKNANDYTLTELKKILKTYLEQKLPLIAQKMQTSYTGFNIRNNAKVLGSCSYHNRLSFALLLVCAQKEAIDYVIIHELAHTIHKNHSKNFWHCVQIFCPNYRTLRERLKQNIIFYAQLLKTLQP; encoded by the coding sequence ATGTTAGATGATATTCCTATTACCATTCAAAAAAGTGAAAAAATCAAAACCCTGAGCTTGAATATCACGCCCTCTTTAGAAGTGATTCTAAAAATGCCCTATTCTTGCTCTCAAACTAGAGCGAGCGCTTTTTTAAAAGAACAAGAATCTTGGCTAAAAAAAACCCTTTCAGCCATGCAAGAAAAATACTCCCTTTTACACTCGCGCCTAGAAACCTATCAAAACAAAATCCTTGTGTTTGATGAGGTGAAAAACGCCAACGATTACACCCTAACAGAGCTTAAAAAAATCTTAAAAACTTATTTGGAGCAAAAACTCCCTTTGATCGCTCAAAAAATGCAAACTTCCTATACCGGTTTTAATATTAGAAACAACGCTAAAGTTTTGGGGAGCTGCTCCTATCATAACCGCTTGAGTTTTGCTCTTTTACTGGTTTGCGCTCAAAAAGAAGCGATTGATTATGTCATCATCCATGAACTCGCCCACACGATCCACAAAAACCATTCCAAAAATTTCTGGCATTGCGTTCAAATCTTTTGCCCTAATTACCGCACTCTAAGAGAGCGTTTAAAACAAAATATCATTTTTTACGCCCAACTTCTCAAAACATTACAACCCTAA